The Thermococcus eurythermalis genomic sequence GGAAGGGAAGCATATTTCGTCTCAAGAACCGGAACTCACGAGGAGGGCGAGACCTACACCGAGAAGGGCAGGGAGTACTACATCAGCGAGACCCAACAGGAGATTCCAAAGGACGCGAGGCTCCTTGCGAGAATAGTCATCGAGCGCGGCCAGCCATACCTTGAGTTCTGGCTCGACACGGAGGAAGGCAACTACCCGCTCGCCAAGGAGGACCCGAGGCTAATCCTGCACCGCTTCTGGACTGCCAAGAAGTTCAACCAGCTCGAAAAGCACGTCGGAAGCGTTGGCCTCACAACGGACTTCTTCAAGGACAGGGTCTTTGTTAAGGGCATCCCACTGCCGTTCGATGAGTACCCACCGAAAGTTAGACGCGTCCTCAGGGCAGTCAGGGACGTCCACCGCGACATGACAGGCTTTGGAAGGTTCGTCTTCCAGTACTATGGAGAAGAAGATAAAACCCACAACTACCGCCTCTGGTGGCTCCTGCCGACCATACATCTCTTCGACGTCGAGATATCAAACGAGGTGGACAAGATACTGGCGATGCTCGATTGACCTTCTTTATTTTTCCACAAACTTATTAAAGAACAGCCGTCTTATTCTCCTCCAGTGCAGACGCGGGGGGAGAAATAACTGGTCGAGGGGACTAGAACCACCGCGCTGGAAAGGGCCGGCGCGCTCCTTAAGACAGGGCCGACCGGGACGAACGTGAACTCTCCGGTCATAGCGGTGGTTCAAGGAGACGTCAGTGAATTCACACCTCAACGAACTCCCAGCCCTTCTGGTGGGTCTCTATTCCCGCTGTCCTCACGTTCAGGGATTTTATCTCCTTCTTCAGCCCCCACAGGAACTCTTTAAAGGCCTCCTCGTTGGTTAGAACCTCGTAGCTTTCTGGATATTCATCGCGGAGAAGCTCCTGGAACTTCCTTCCGGCCGCGCGGAGGTTGAGCACCTCGAAGAAGTAGTGGTCCGCAAAGCTCCTCGTGTCCTCGAATATGGCCGAGACGTCCGTAACCCCTGGAATTATCGGGCTAACGAAGGCGTAGGTCTTCAGCCCGGCCTCATGGAGCTCCTTGAGGGCGTTTATCCTTGCCTAGTGGACGGGTGTAAGCGGTTCAAACAGCCTCTTCTCCCTTCCTGTGAAGCCGTTTATCGTGAGACCAACCTCTATCTTCCGGAACTCCCTGAAAATGTCAATATCCCTGGTCACCAGCGGCGATTTGGTGAGTATCGAGAGTTCATTCCTCTTGTCCATATACCTCAGAACCCTCCTCGTGAGCTTTAGCTCGGCCTCAATCGGCTGGTACGGATCGCTAACCGTGGACATCACGACGCTCCCAGAAACGTGCTTTCTCGCTAACTCGGGCGCGTTTGTCTTGGCCTCAACCCAGCTCCCCCACTTTCCGTAGTCCTTCCACTTAGCTATGAACTTGGCGTAGCAGTACCCGCAGGCGAAGGCACAGCCGACGTACTGGTTCACGCTCCACGAGACGCCCGGAATCCTGGAGCGGGTGTATAGGGACTTGGCCCTCCGTTTTATGACCCTAACTTTCATAAGCCCATATCGGAACCAGACCTTAAAAGGTGATACGATGGAAGTCGAGGTTCGCTACAGGCCCGTCCGCTACGCGAGGCTTGAGCTCAGACCCGGCGGCAGGGTCGTGGTTACCGCGCCGAGGGGCTTTGACGTTGACGCATTCCTGAAAAAACACGAGAGATGGCTTCAGAGCAGGTTGCGGGAGCTTGAAGAGCTCAGGAGAGAGTCTTCAAGGGGCTTTCCGCTTTTCGGGGAGTTCTACCGGCTGGAGCAAGGAGATGTCAGGGAAGTTGAAATCCGAGACGGAACGCTCAGGGTCCCCGCCAGGCGCGAACTGGCCGTAAAAGCCCTGAAAAACCTCTTAAGGGTTAAGATAACCCCTCTCGTTGCCGTCTACTCGGTCATGATGGGGGTCTCACCCGGAAAGGTGTACATCAGGAACCAGAGAACCAAATGGGCGAGTTGCTCAAGCCGGAGAAACCTCAGCTTCAACCTCCGCCTTCTCGCACTGCCGGAGAGGCTAATCGAGTACGTTGTAATCCACGAGCTGGCCCATCTGAGACACCTCAACCACTCTAGGGAGTTCTGGGCGCTCGTGGGGCGGTTCTATCCCGACTACGCGGCCGCGAGAAAGGAGCTGAAGCGCTGGTGGGGTATAATCGAAGTGAACGAGGGGTGGAGATGGCTGGAGGGCAGGGAGTCCTGAAAAGGGCCCTCAAGCTGATTGCACTGCTGGCGGACGAGATAGTGGTGGCAGTAGTCCTGCTCGCTGTCCTCCCTTCAGCGGGGTTAGATGTTCCTTTTCCAGTGGTTGGACTCGTTCTGGGAATCCTCCTGATTAAAGACGTCCTGATAGCGCCGTACGTGCTCAAAGGCGGGCTTGAGAAGAAGCCGCAGACCGGGGCAGAGGCCCTGATAGGCCGGGAAGCAGTTGTCGTTGAAGACCTCTCCCCGGAGGGCCTCGTTAAGCTCGACGGCGAACTCTGGCGGGCCGAGTGCATCACAGGAACGGTGAAGAGAGGGGAGCGGGTTAGGGTTGCGGACGTTAAGGGGACTAAGCTCCTCGTGGAATGCCGAGGGACTGGAGGACTGCCCTAATTTCCTCCGGCCTGTTGGTGGAGAATGAGACGTCCCATTTGTCGCGCCTCTTGAGGTAAACGCACGCCTTTGCTGGGTAGTTGAAGTGCATCTTCGCGGGACAGCTCCCCCAGCCCTCCCTGACGGCGAACCACTCAACATCTTGAAGTGGTATCGTCTTCCTGAGGAAGAGCCCTATGAGGCCGCTGATGACGATTCCCTCCTCGTAAATCCTCACGCGCAGTCCCATAACTTCAAGGAGCACCAGAACAGTGACCGCAAGTGCCGCGAGCATTATCTCAAAGCCCTCGCCCACCTGGTAGGTGGCGTAGAGGCCGACAAGCAAGGAGAGGAGAGGGATTACCATTAGAGCCTGAAAGGCCCGGCTCGTCAGCGTTTCCTCGTAGAGCGCCATGCTTCCCACCGATGGAAGTTTCCGTTAGGGCTTTAAACTTCTTCTCCAACCAATGGTGGTGATAAAATGGTTAGGATAATGCCCGTTGACAGACTGAGCGACGATGACATCGGAGAGATTCTAACAAAGTACCGCACGATAGCCCTCGTTGGCGCCTCGCCGAAACCTGAAAGGGACGCGAACATGGTCATGCGCTACCTCATCGAGAAGGGCTATGAGGTCTACCCCGTGAACCCCCGCTACGAGGAAGTCCTTGGGCGGAAGTGCTACCCGAGCGTTCTAGATATCCCCGATGAGGTTGAGATAGTCGACCTCTTTGTCCGTCCCGAGTTCACGATGGACTACGTTGAGCAGGCAATAAAGAAGGGCGCGAAGGTCGTCTGGTTCCAGTTCAACACCTACAACAGGGAGGCTTTTAAGAGGGCGAAGGAGGCCGGCCTCACTGCAGTTGCCCACAGGTGCATAAAGCAGGAGCACGAGAGGCTTATTGGAGAGTGATGGGCTTTTTCTTTCAGCTTTTGTTGGGAAACTCCCTCAAATTCTAGGTAGCCCAGAAGAGGAAACTCCGTTTGAATGCTCGAGAAGAATCACAAACCTTGATCAAACTTCGCTCAGGCGAAGTTTGAATGGTGCGGGGGCGGGGATTTGAACCCCGGAACCCCTGCGGGACGGGACCCTAAATCCCGCGCCTTTGGCCAGGCTCGGCTACCCCCGCGCGGATTGAACTTCTTCCCGGAGCTTTAAAAACTTTGAGGGAAAAAGCTTATAAAGATGTAAAGGAAACTTTACGTAAAGGAAACTTTACATGGTGAGGGTGATGGAAGATAAAAAGGCCTTACTGCCAGCGCTCCTCGCGGTTATGGCCCTAGGCTGGGTCGTTGGGTGGGCCACCAGTTCAGAAAAAAGCGAATACGCAATAGTTGCCTTTGCCTTTGGGGCAGTGTTCATAAACATCTACTTCTCCCACCTCGAAAAGAGGGGCATTGTTCTTGAAGACGAGAGAACCCTGCGGATAAACGAGATTGCTTCCAGAAGAACCCTCCAGGTGACGAGCATGGGGCTCGCAGTCGCTCTGCTCGCCCTATCGGGAAAAACCTCGAATCCGAAGATGGAAGGTGCCTTCATAGCGGTCGGTCTCGTTCTGGCAGTCATGTTGATGCTCCACCTTCTGTTCAGGCATTACTACTCGCGGGTGATGTGAGATGAAGTACGGGCATCTGCTCGGCATTCTCAGTGCGGCTATAATAATTGGGCTGGCCTATTCCGTGAAGGCAGGCAGGCCATATCTAGCGGTGGGCACGCTCGTTCTGGGAGTTCTGCTGGTCCAGGCTCTGAACTGGTACTACAACTCGAAGATTGAGAGAATCAAGGACGAGAGGACTGAACTCATAGATGCAAAGAGCACGAAAAACGGCTATGCGGTAATGAGCTTTCTCCTCTTCGCCGAGTACGTCTGGGAGTACGCCCACGGCAACATGGACGTTGCGGTGAAGCTCCTGGTTCCCCTCGGTGTCGGCAGCGTAGTGCTCCTAATCTCGCAGTACTACTACGGGAGGGCGATGTGAATGGGGAGCGAGTGGTTGTTTCTTTTCATAGCGGCCGCCACAGTGATATACTGGTTCGCATTCTACCGCTTCATGAAAGAGACGGGCCAGATGAAGGACGAGCGCGGAAGGAGAATAAACCAGGTCGCCTCAGAGAAGACCCTCATAATCGTCCAGATGCTCCTCCTCATGGGAATTCTCGCGGTTGATGCCTTTCGGTGGCTCGACCCCGCCAAGGTTCTCGCCCTAATCTACGTCGTTGCCATATTTGGACACGCCCTGATACGGTACCACTATTCGAGGGTGATGTAAGTGAAGAACCGCCTGCGCGAGCTGCGGGAGGCGAAAGGATTAACTCAGGAGGAGCTTGCGAAGGCCCTCGGCGTCACGAGGCAGACCATCATAGCAATCGAGAAGGGGAAGTACGACCCGTCCCTGAGGCTGGCCTTCAAGATTGCAAGGTTTTTTAACGCTAAAATTGAAGATATATTCATTTATGAGGGTGACTGAGATGAACACGAAAAAACTGGTCGGGTTTGTGGCCTACTTCGCAGGAATCGGCCTGGGAATCGCCAGGCCTCCCGTCGAGAGGCTCGCCTGCATGAGGTTGCCGAGCGGGGAGGTCTTGACGAGGATAAACACCCCACTGCTGGTGATTGAGCTTCTCCTGGTAATGCTCGGCGCCCTTCTGATGGGTCTTTCCGGCGATTTTAGGAACACCCACAAGCTCAACGGGTGGCTTGGCATCTCCACTGGCTTGGGGGCTGGTATAATTGGAGGTTACGCCGGTATAGATACACTCACGCTGTTCGGGGTAGCCCTCGCGACCCTCGGGCTGATTCTGTACAAACTGGGGGGACGGAAATGACCGCGGTTAGAGTTGAGAACCTCAAAAAGGACTACGGGGGCGTTAGGGCCCTCAAGGGGATAAGCTTCGAGATAAAGGAAGGCGAAATCTTCGGCCTTATCGGGCCCAACGGCGCCGGAAAGAGCACTACGCTCAAAATCCTCGCGACCCTTCTGAAACCCACCGGAGGTAGGGCTGAGGTCTTTGGCCACGACGTTGTAAAAGAGGCAGAGGGGGTCAGGGCGCTCATAAGTTACCTGCCGGAGGAGGCCGGCGCCTACAAGAACCTCACCGGGAAGGAGTACCTGGGGTTCATGGCACGGCTCTACGCAAAGGACGAGAAAAGGGCAGAAGAGATGCTCAAGCTCGGAGTCGAGCTTTCGGGCCTCGGAGAGAGGCTAAATGACAAAGTCTCGACGTACTCGAAGGGCATGACGAGGAAGCTCCTCCTGGCAAGGGCCCTCATGGTAACCCCCAAGCTGGCGATTCTCGACGAGCCTGCGAGCGGGCTTGACATAGTAAACGCCTACGAGATAAGGAAGACCATAAAGCGCTTTGCCAGGGAGAAAGGCGTCACCTTCCTCGTCTCAAGCCACAACATGCTTGAGGTCGAGTTCCTCTGCGACCGCGTTGCCATGATAGCGGAGGGCAGGATAGTGGAAATCGGCACGCCGAAGGAGCTGAAGGAGAAGTACGACGCCGAGAACCTCGAGGAGGTCTTCATGAGGGCCATCGGAGTGCACATCCCAGAGCCCGTTGGAGGTGAAGGCTCATGAGCGATTTCTGGGTGCTAGCCAGAAAGGAGATAATGAACCTGGTGAGGGACAAAAAGCTGCTCTTTGGCCTCATCGTGGTGCCGCTTATTATCTACCCCGCGCTCGGCAAGATGATGCAGTTCGGCTTTGAGAGCGCGACGAAGGAGACACAGGTCGCCATCGTGAACTTCGACGATGGGAACTACGGAGAACTTCTCATAAAGGCGCTGAACGCCACTCCAAACGTTACTGTCACCGTGATAAGCGCAGGCTCGGTGGAGGAGGCCCTCAAGAAGGCGGTTGAAGCGGAGCATAACGTCCTCGTAGTGATTCCCTCCAACTTCAGCGAGGGCATTGAATCAAACGAAGTCGCGACTGTCCAGATATACGGCGTCTTCAAGGGGCTGAGCTCGGGGATGGCTGAGAGTGTAAGCGAGGGCAGGATTAATGCGGTCATTAATGTCCTTTCCGAGGAGATTGCACGGCTTAAGGTTGCCAGGCTCGGCGTTTCAAACCCTGGAGCAGTCCTGCACCCCATACGCGCCGAGAGCAAGTCGTACTTCATGGGACGGGTGGTAGACGTCCCCCCGACGGTGGTCTCGCAGGTACTCTCCTCACAATCGGTAAGCCTGCCTCTAATAGTCTTTCTCATGGTAACGATAACGGCCCAGATGTCTGCTGGAGCGGTTGCGGCCGAAAAGGAGAACAAGACCCTCGAAACGCTCCTCACGCTCCCGGTCAAGAGGACGACGATAGTGGCGTCCAAGATATCCGGGACTGCGGTCATGGGCCTCGTAGCTGCGCTGGCGTATATGATAGGGCTCAGAAGCTACCTCGGTACCTTCCAGGTGGACACTGGCATAAGCCTTGAAGAGCTCGGACTAGGGCTTACCCCCGAAGGCATGGCGCTCTTTGCCCTAATAGTGTTCCTGACGATAATCTTCGCGCTCTCACTGGCAATGCTTCTGGCAGTCTACGCAGAGGACGTCCAGAGCGCCAACACCGTCGTCAGCTCTGTCATACTGCCCCTCGCTTTCCCGGCGTTCATGCTGATGTTCGTTGACCTAACTCAGGTACCGACGGTGGCCCGTTACGCTCTCCTCGCGCTGCCCTTCACGCACCCGATAGTCGCGTACCGGTATGCGCTCACCGGTGACTACTCCTCAATGCTCCTCAGCGTTGCATACCTCAGCGTCATAGCCCTCGTGACCCTCTACATGACTGCCAGGATATTCTCAAGCGAAAAGGTGCTGACTGCCAAAATCAGCTGGGGGAAGAAGAGAAAGAAAACCTGACTCGACTTTTCCTTTTTTAGAGCCCAAAACAAACAAAAACGGCGAAAACAAAAATCAAACGGCGGACAGCACAAAAATCACTCTATCGGCACGCCGTCCTTTGTCCTCGGAGCTAACCACTTCATTAGCTTCTTCGGGTTCTTCGTGCGGATTATTATCGTTATCGGGCCGAGCGGGGACTCCTCGTTGAAGTTCACAACTCCCGCGTAGGCCGCCTGCTTGTTCACCTTTATGATAATTTCCTCCCCGAAGTAGCCCTCCTCAAGGAAGGAACGCGCCGTGTCGAGTATAGCCTGACCCCTGAACAGCTCGTAGAGCCTGCTGAGGGCTTTTCTGTTCTTTGTCTTTCCGGTGAGGATTATGTAATCGCCCCTGTCAAAGGCCTCGAACTCCAGGCCCGGGATGAGGTTCAGCATCGCCCTCTTTACCTTCTCGATGTCCTCAGTGGGGTAAACGTAAGCCTCAACCTCAACTTCCTCGAACAGCTCTTCCATCTTTCTCACCTCACCAGGCTAAGCTCGAAGGAACGCTTATAAACCCAACCGCCGAAAGAATTAGGTGGCCTAAATATGTTAGAAGGCTTCATCGAAAACCTTGCAAGCTACCTGCTGAACTTGAGCGGGGGAAGCCTGATATGGGTGTCCTTTTATGCCGGTCTCTTCGTCGCTCTCATGACGTCTCTAGGTGCTATGGTGGCAATTTTCGCGAAGAAGATTCCAGAGGGCGGGGTTGACTTTTCGCTCAGCTTCGCGGCGGGTGTAATGATAGTCGCGTCCTTCACGTCCCTTATCCTCCCAGGGATAGAGAGCGCGGGGTTCCTGCCGGTGGGGGTGGGGATAGCCCTCGGTGTCCTCCTGATTTATGCCGTGGACAGACTTCTTCCCCACGAACACCTCGTCAGGGGTTATGAAGGGCCCAAAGGGATGAAAGAGAAGCTAAGGAAGGTCTGGCTCCTCATATTCGCAATGATAATCCACAACCTCCCGGAGGGGCTTGCCGTCGGCACTTCCCTTATCTACAATCTTGAGGTCGGGCTCGTTACTGCGATAGCAATAGGCATCCAGGACTTCCCTGAGGGAACAGTCGTCTCGCTCCCCTTAGCAGTTATACAGAAGAAAAGCCTGGGCCCAGTTTTAGTAGACATCCTTAGCGGGCTGGCCGAGATGGTGATGGTGGTCATCGGCGCGCTCTTCTTCACGGCGTTCTCAAGTGTTCTGCCCTACGGCCTGGGCCTCGCTGGAGGTGCGATGCTCTACGTGACGATAAAGGAGATGATCCCCGAGATATATGGAGAAGAGAAGAACCAGACCCTCGTCACGCTGGGCTTCTTCGCAGGGTTCTACGTTATGCTCCTCCTCGATTCAAGTCTTGGATGACCCTCTCAACGAGGGCCTTTACCTTTTCCTCGTACTCCTCCTTCGAGCCGTCGTTTATCAGCATGTAGTCCGCCATCGCTATGACGCCTCCAATCCCAAAGCGGAGCTCCTTCCAGTCCCTCTCCTCGAAGTCCTCCCAGCTCTGCGGGTCGTCGTGCCTGCCCCTCTCTCTGAGCCTCTCGAAGCGGAGCTTCGGCGGTGTGTGGACGGCGATGATGATGATTTCCTCCCCCGGAAAGGCACTCCTGAAGGTTCCCACCTCGTCAAGGGAGCGAACGCCGTCTATGACAACGAGCGGGCTCTTCTCTAAAAAAGCCCTCACCTTCTCAACGGCGAGCTTCGCGACCGCGTTCTGACCGAGCTCCTGCCTCAGGCGTATGCTCACCTTTGCGACGTTTTCCTTGGTTAGTTCAAGACCCCGCTTCACCGTTTCCTCACGGACGATGTCACCGAGGGAAACGCTGGGAAAACCTCTCCTCTCAAACTCCGCCACAATCTTACTCTTTCCAGAACCGGGCATTCCAGTTACTATCACTATCATTGAGCCCACCCAGAGTAGCTCGGAGGGGATTTAAAAAGGTAACCCAACGGTCACTTCAGGAAGTCCTCAAGCGTCCCCCTCTTTTTCGGCCTTTCCTGCACGCTCACGCTCTTCTCAATTCCAAGGTGGCGGTAAATTCCGTCGAGGATTTTCGCACCGATGCCTTCGACTCTGAGGAGCTCCGCAGGCTTGGCTCTAACGATGTCCTCAACGCTCCTGAAGCCGGCGTTGTAGAGCGCCCTGGCCCTCTTCCTTCCGATGTTCGGGAGCCTGACCAGCTCAAGGAGCTCCTCGCGGACGCCGTGCCTCAGCCTCAGGTGGAGGTCTCTCAGGTACTGCAGGATGTCCTCCTTGGGGTCGAAGAGCTTGTAAAGCTCTATGAGCGAGTACATCAGCCAGTCTGCCAGCTCAAGAAGCCTGTAGAGGTCTCCGGGGTCTATGTTGTAGGTCTCGTAAATCCTAGTCTCGGGCACCTCGTTAATCCAGTCGAGGAGCACCTTGGCCGTCTTCACTTGCCCTAGGAAGCCCTGGAACCTGGAGTCTTCGTAGTAGGGTATGCTCGCGTAGAGTTTATCTTCGAGCTCGTAGGCAAGGTCGAGGTAGTCCTCCATCTCGCGCCTCCTGGCCGTCAGGGTGGCCATGTCCGGGGTCGAGGCGATGAGCTGGAAGATTCCGAAGGGGTTCGGGTTTTTCTCGAGGGCAGGGAAGGCGTCCTTGAACTTCTTGGCTGTGAGCGGGTCTATGTAGAGCTGGGAAGTCCTCTTTCCGAAGGGCAGGGCCTGGAACTTACCCTCAAGGTCGAGGTCTATGAACTCGTTCTCAACGAGGAAGTAGACGACGTCTTTAGCCTTGTATTCAAGCGAGCTCAAGTCCTTCCGCTGGTGGGCGTAGAAGGTTCTCTCAAGGAAGTGGACGAGCTCAGAGAAGCTCTTAACCCCGAAGTTTGTGATTAGGGCAAGGATCTGACTCCTGAAGGCCTGCTCGTTGGCGAGCATCGAGAAGAGCTTCTCGGGCTTCCCGCGGATGTAGCGCTCCATAAGCTTGCCCGGCTCGTCGGTTCTGGCCACTATTATCGCCTCGCCGTACTTGTCGTACTTTGGCCTTCCAGCCCTTCCCATCATCTGCTGTATCTCAAGGACGGGTATATCCGTCCAGCCGAAGCCCGCATAGCGCTTGGTGTCGCGGATTACTACTCTGAATGAGGGTAAATTTACTCCAGCGCTGAGGGTAGGGGTAGCTGTTATGACCTTAATCAACCCCTCCCTAAAGGCGTCCTCTATGAGCGTCCTCTCGGTCCTGCTGAGGCCCGCGTGGTGGAAGGCAACGCCCCCGACGAGGGCTTTCTTCAGCTTCTCGCTCGTCGGGTTGTCCTCAAGCTGGGAGGCAAGGTTTTCAAGGGCCCTCTTTTCGGGCTTGGTGAGGTGGCTTGAGACGAGCTTCGATAGGGCTAAAGCCTCCTTCTCAGCCGAGCGGCGCGTGTTGACGAAGACGAGAGCCCCCTTGCCCCTCTTCACGGCGTCGGTCACGAGGGAGTACCAGTTCTCAGGGTATCTTTCCACCGTGCCGTCTTCCCATATGAGAGTCCCGGTGTGGAAGACTCCCTTCCTCAGCTGGACGGGC encodes the following:
- a CDS encoding TIGR00703 family protein, which gives rise to MLEGYYIVENTGVVPAERRFRFKDLKAWGYDLHLGTIDGREAYFVSRTGTHEEGETYTEKGREYYISETQQEIPKDARLLARIVIERGQPYLEFWLDTEEGNYPLAKEDPRLILHRFWTAKKFNQLEKHVGSVGLTTDFFKDRVFVKGIPLPFDEYPPKVRRVLRAVRDVHRDMTGFGRFVFQYYGEEDKTHNYRLWWLLPTIHLFDVEISNEVDKILAMLD
- a CDS encoding M48 family metallopeptidase, which codes for MEVEVRYRPVRYARLELRPGGRVVVTAPRGFDVDAFLKKHERWLQSRLRELEELRRESSRGFPLFGEFYRLEQGDVREVEIRDGTLRVPARRELAVKALKNLLRVKITPLVAVYSVMMGVSPGKVYIRNQRTKWASCSSRRNLSFNLRLLALPERLIEYVVIHELAHLRHLNHSREFWALVGRFYPDYAAARKELKRWWGIIEVNEGWRWLEGRES
- a CDS encoding NfeD family protein; this encodes MAGGQGVLKRALKLIALLADEIVVAVVLLAVLPSAGLDVPFPVVGLVLGILLIKDVLIAPYVLKGGLEKKPQTGAEALIGREAVVVEDLSPEGLVKLDGELWRAECITGTVKRGERVRVADVKGTKLLVECRGTGGLP
- a CDS encoding CoA-binding protein, which produces MVRIMPVDRLSDDDIGEILTKYRTIALVGASPKPERDANMVMRYLIEKGYEVYPVNPRYEEVLGRKCYPSVLDIPDEVEIVDLFVRPEFTMDYVEQAIKKGAKVVWFQFNTYNREAFKRAKEAGLTAVAHRCIKQEHERLIGE
- a CDS encoding DUF2178 domain-containing protein gives rise to the protein MEDKKALLPALLAVMALGWVVGWATSSEKSEYAIVAFAFGAVFINIYFSHLEKRGIVLEDERTLRINEIASRRTLQVTSMGLAVALLALSGKTSNPKMEGAFIAVGLVLAVMLMLHLLFRHYYSRVM
- a CDS encoding DUF2178 domain-containing protein; the protein is MKYGHLLGILSAAIIIGLAYSVKAGRPYLAVGTLVLGVLLVQALNWYYNSKIERIKDERTELIDAKSTKNGYAVMSFLLFAEYVWEYAHGNMDVAVKLLVPLGVGSVVLLISQYYYGRAM
- a CDS encoding DUF2178 domain-containing protein, with amino-acid sequence MGSEWLFLFIAAATVIYWFAFYRFMKETGQMKDERGRRINQVASEKTLIIVQMLLLMGILAVDAFRWLDPAKVLALIYVVAIFGHALIRYHYSRVM
- a CDS encoding helix-turn-helix transcriptional regulator codes for the protein MKNRLRELREAKGLTQEELAKALGVTRQTIIAIEKGKYDPSLRLAFKIARFFNAKIEDIFIYEGD
- a CDS encoding ABC transporter ATP-binding protein, translating into MTAVRVENLKKDYGGVRALKGISFEIKEGEIFGLIGPNGAGKSTTLKILATLLKPTGGRAEVFGHDVVKEAEGVRALISYLPEEAGAYKNLTGKEYLGFMARLYAKDEKRAEEMLKLGVELSGLGERLNDKVSTYSKGMTRKLLLARALMVTPKLAILDEPASGLDIVNAYEIRKTIKRFAREKGVTFLVSSHNMLEVEFLCDRVAMIAEGRIVEIGTPKELKEKYDAENLEEVFMRAIGVHIPEPVGGEGS
- a CDS encoding ABC transporter permease, producing MSDFWVLARKEIMNLVRDKKLLFGLIVVPLIIYPALGKMMQFGFESATKETQVAIVNFDDGNYGELLIKALNATPNVTVTVISAGSVEEALKKAVEAEHNVLVVIPSNFSEGIESNEVATVQIYGVFKGLSSGMAESVSEGRINAVINVLSEEIARLKVARLGVSNPGAVLHPIRAESKSYFMGRVVDVPPTVVSQVLSSQSVSLPLIVFLMVTITAQMSAGAVAAEKENKTLETLLTLPVKRTTIVASKISGTAVMGLVAALAYMIGLRSYLGTFQVDTGISLEELGLGLTPEGMALFALIVFLTIIFALSLAMLLAVYAEDVQSANTVVSSVILPLAFPAFMLMFVDLTQVPTVARYALLALPFTHPIVAYRYALTGDYSSMLLSVAYLSVIALVTLYMTARIFSSEKVLTAKISWGKKRKKT
- a CDS encoding RNA-binding domain-containing protein → MEELFEEVEVEAYVYPTEDIEKVKRAMLNLIPGLEFEAFDRGDYIILTGKTKNRKALSRLYELFRGQAILDTARSFLEEGYFGEEIIIKVNKQAAYAGVVNFNEESPLGPITIIIRTKNPKKLMKWLAPRTKDGVPIE
- a CDS encoding ZIP family metal transporter codes for the protein MLEGFIENLASYLLNLSGGSLIWVSFYAGLFVALMTSLGAMVAIFAKKIPEGGVDFSLSFAAGVMIVASFTSLILPGIESAGFLPVGVGIALGVLLIYAVDRLLPHEHLVRGYEGPKGMKEKLRKVWLLIFAMIIHNLPEGLAVGTSLIYNLEVGLVTAIAIGIQDFPEGTVVSLPLAVIQKKSLGPVLVDILSGLAEMVMVVIGALFFTAFSSVLPYGLGLAGGAMLYVTIKEMIPEIYGEEKNQTLVTLGFFAGFYVMLLLDSSLG
- a CDS encoding dephospho-CoA kinase — encoded protein: MIVIVTGMPGSGKSKIVAEFERRGFPSVSLGDIVREETVKRGLELTKENVAKVSIRLRQELGQNAVAKLAVEKVRAFLEKSPLVVIDGVRSLDEVGTFRSAFPGEEIIIIAVHTPPKLRFERLRERGRHDDPQSWEDFEERDWKELRFGIGGVIAMADYMLINDGSKEEYEEKVKALVERVIQDLNRGGA
- a CDS encoding ATP-dependent DNA helicase, whose protein sequence is MKVDELPVDERLKRVIKERGIEELYPPQAEALKSGVLEGRNLVLAIPTASGKTLVSEIVMVDKLLREGGKAVYLVPLKALAEEKYREFKEWESLGLRVAATTGDYDSTDDWLGKYDIIVATAEKFDSLLRHGARWIRDVKLVVADEVHLIGSYDRGATLEMILTHMLGRAQILALSATVGNAEELAEWLDAALVMSEWRPVQLRKGVFHTGTLIWEDGTVERYPENWYSLVTDAVKRGKGALVFVNTRRSAEKEALALSKLVSSHLTKPEKRALENLASQLEDNPTSEKLKKALVGGVAFHHAGLSRTERTLIEDAFREGLIKVITATPTLSAGVNLPSFRVVIRDTKRYAGFGWTDIPVLEIQQMMGRAGRPKYDKYGEAIIVARTDEPGKLMERYIRGKPEKLFSMLANEQAFRSQILALITNFGVKSFSELVHFLERTFYAHQRKDLSSLEYKAKDVVYFLVENEFIDLDLEGKFQALPFGKRTSQLYIDPLTAKKFKDAFPALEKNPNPFGIFQLIASTPDMATLTARRREMEDYLDLAYELEDKLYASIPYYEDSRFQGFLGQVKTAKVLLDWINEVPETRIYETYNIDPGDLYRLLELADWLMYSLIELYKLFDPKEDILQYLRDLHLRLRHGVREELLELVRLPNIGRKRARALYNAGFRSVEDIVRAKPAELLRVEGIGAKILDGIYRHLGIEKSVSVQERPKKRGTLEDFLK